The following is a genomic window from Geoalkalibacter halelectricus.
TGCAGATAGCCCAGCAGTTCGAGGTCCCAATAGGGATCGAGGGGCAGGTTGTAGTAGCGCTCGAAAAAGGTCTCGACCTGCGGCTTGGCCTTGGCCACCAGGAGCAGCGCCAGAAACAGCAACAACCAACTTCCCACCGCCAGCCATTCCAGGGAACGCACCCAGATATCCGGACGGCGGCGCCGCTCGACCCTCGGATACCCCTGCCTACCATGTTTCTCGCTCATGGAGTCCTCCCGTAATCCAATTTTTCAACCCTCATTCTCAGACCTCGGACAGCGTGCCGAGGCTCACGCGGTTGCGCCCGCCGCGCTTGGACGCATACAAAGCGCCGTCGGCGGCATCGATGAGCTCTCCCTTGGAGCGCGGGCCCATGCCTGGCTCGTAGCTGGTCGCCCCGACACTCACCGTCAGGGTCAGGGGACCCGCGTCGGTGGAGATTTGCATTTGTTCGATGCCGCGGCGCAGGCGCTGGGCCAAAACCATGACGCCCTTGGCGTCGGTTTCCGGCAACACGATGGCGAATTCCTCGCCGCCATAGCGCGCCACCACGTCGGTGCGCCGGGTCAGCGCGCCAAACTGGACACCAATGGCCTTGAGCACCTGATCGCCTACGGGATGACCGTGATTGTCGTTGATCGCCTTGAAGTGATCGATATCGATGAGCACCAGCCCCAGGGGGCGGCCATAACGCACCGCGCGGCCCATCTCCTGGTCGAGCAGGTCTTGAAAATATCGATGGTTGTAGAGGCCGGTCAGGCCGTCGCGAAAGGCCAGCTCGCGCAGCTTCTCGTTGGCTTCGCCGAGTTCCCGAGCCAGACGCTCGGCCTTGTCCTTGGCTTGCTTGAGTTCGACCACCAGCTGTTCATAGGACAGGTTGAGTTTGCCGAGTTCTTCATTGGCCTCCTGCAACATCTGCGAAAAGGGCCGCAACTCTCCCGGCGCCAGATCAAAGGAGGAGAGTACCTCCAGGGTTTTTTCCGCCACCGCGTCAATGAGCGCGTCGACCTCTTCGCCTTCGACGCCGTAGCGCGCCAGACGCTCCTTGACGTAGGCGATGCGCTGTGAGCAGCGCGAGCCATGATAGATGGAAGAGAGCGCATCGGCCAGGCACAGCACATCTCCGGCCGGTCGGCCGGCCTCACTGCCCGCCGCACAGACGTGGTGTTTGCCCACCGCCTGCCAGATGGATTCCGGCAGCCCCCAGGATCTGAGCAGTTCGGCGCCCAGTTCGCTGTGGTCGAAGCCGAACATGCGCCGCTCGACCGCAGCCAGGCGTTCGCCCGAGGCACGTTTGTCGCTGAGGGCCTGGGCATAGCTTCCTGGATCCCAGAAATG
Proteins encoded in this region:
- a CDS encoding sensor domain-containing diguanylate cyclase, which encodes MSALHKVLKQDIKLPSPPAIAVHILDAVRRDDSSFRDLGRIIASDPALSAKILRVANSTFYSPKYPVDTIEKAIALLGIDQLKNIALSFVIAQGMRGTAGEGFDFDYFWRRAVTAAVGAELVAQHLNCKTGDTFVSALLMDLGVMVMHFWDPGSYAQALSDKRASGERLAAVERRMFGFDHSELGAELLRSWGLPESIWQAVGKHHVCAAGSEAGRPAGDVLCLADALSSIYHGSRCSQRIAYVKERLARYGVEGEEVDALIDAVAEKTLEVLSSFDLAPGELRPFSQMLQEANEELGKLNLSYEQLVVELKQAKDKAERLARELGEANEKLRELAFRDGLTGLYNHRYFQDLLDQEMGRAVRYGRPLGLVLIDIDHFKAINDNHGHPVGDQVLKAIGVQFGALTRRTDVVARYGGEEFAIVLPETDAKGVMVLAQRLRRGIEQMQISTDAGPLTLTVSVGATSYEPGMGPRSKGELIDAADGALYASKRGGRNRVSLGTLSEV